Proteins co-encoded in one Rhodococcus sp. PAMC28707 genomic window:
- a CDS encoding Hsp70 family protein has product MTEVLGVSVGSSAVRMARPDLRLYSADRPTGRQGLDFYSDTVDAYWQDCAEDVAAESIGVLLSQRNGNPEVEATGVAYRDQQQFGEIQQAMANQRLYNYRLVPEARAALTYLEASGELANFGTIGLYDLGSSGLTISVIDRASGEVLLAERTTDISGDDFDRLICDNQLSRRGAEPPPVLGIAEFTSRCRIAKEQLSVNGAVCLPGDSGVILISREAFEALVTVPIEYSARLLRDVLTRSPQYVDAVFLIGGGARIPLVETIIRSWTGLPVVTPHDPESVAAKGAALLATPVENLATEAASSLALTGAPEWLSPEPVDRPATSTRKVRGAALVAGGLAVIAALGLTLGYGNSDNSTSAPTDTVEPTTTVPSTTRPAPSTTTVPRPTPQPVVPVPEPVETYEAPQYEDPTPVPAPAPAPEPPPLIPGLPGLKLPQFQIPPPPVFELPRF; this is encoded by the coding sequence ATGACTGAGGTTCTCGGTGTTTCGGTGGGGTCGAGTGCCGTCCGGATGGCTCGTCCCGACTTGCGGCTGTACTCGGCCGACAGGCCGACAGGCAGGCAAGGGCTCGATTTCTACAGTGACACGGTCGATGCCTACTGGCAGGACTGCGCGGAAGACGTAGCCGCCGAGTCGATCGGTGTGCTCCTCTCGCAGCGCAACGGAAACCCTGAAGTCGAGGCGACCGGCGTCGCCTACCGCGATCAGCAGCAGTTCGGTGAGATTCAGCAGGCGATGGCGAACCAGCGTCTCTACAACTACCGGCTGGTCCCCGAGGCCAGAGCGGCTCTGACCTACCTGGAAGCGTCGGGCGAGCTGGCCAACTTCGGCACGATCGGGCTGTACGACCTGGGAAGCTCCGGTCTGACCATCAGCGTGATCGATCGCGCGAGCGGTGAAGTACTGCTGGCCGAACGCACCACCGACATTAGCGGTGACGATTTCGATCGGCTCATCTGCGACAACCAACTATCCAGGCGCGGGGCGGAGCCACCTCCCGTGCTCGGTATCGCGGAGTTCACCAGCCGGTGCCGTATCGCGAAGGAGCAACTTTCCGTCAACGGCGCAGTCTGCCTTCCCGGTGACAGCGGCGTCATCCTCATCTCCAGGGAGGCGTTCGAGGCGCTCGTCACGGTCCCCATCGAGTACTCGGCGCGGTTGCTTCGGGATGTGCTGACCCGATCACCGCAGTACGTAGACGCCGTGTTCCTGATCGGCGGTGGCGCTCGCATTCCGTTGGTCGAGACCATCATCAGGTCGTGGACCGGACTGCCAGTGGTGACACCTCACGATCCCGAGTCCGTCGCAGCCAAGGGAGCAGCCCTGCTCGCGACGCCGGTGGAGAACCTGGCCACCGAGGCCGCATCGTCTTTGGCCCTCACCGGTGCCCCCGAATGGCTGAGCCCGGAGCCCGTCGACAGACCTGCGACGTCCACCCGAAAGGTTCGCGGCGCGGCGCTCGTTGCGGGCGGGTTGGCAGTCATTGCCGCGCTCGGTCTCACGCTCGGGTACGGCAATTCCGACAACTCGACGAGTGCGCCCACGGACACCGTCGAACCTACGACGACCGTGCCGTCGACGACACGCCCCGCGCCGTCCACAACGACGGTGCCCCGGCCGACACCTCAGCCGGTGGTTCCGGTCCCGGAGCCGGTCGAGACCTACGAGGCACCACAATACGAAGACCCGACGCCGGTGCCTGCGCCTGCGCCGGCACCCGAACCTCCGCCTCTGATCCCGGGTCTGCCGGGTCTGAAGCTTCCACAGTTTCAGATACCTCCGCCGCCGGTGTTCGAGCTGCCGCGGTTCTAG
- a CDS encoding low molecular weight phosphatase family protein, which produces MHILFVCTGNICRSPTAERLAVAYAAERGLALTASSAGTHGLTGHPMDQSAATVLRQLGGDDEGFVARRISPRMAEEADLILTMTSRHRDAVLGIAPRGLRRTFTLLEAAELVRSSEATSLDQIANARAKHSVSTLDIEDPYKRAHQMYEEIGQQIADTLPEILRLI; this is translated from the coding sequence GTGCATATCCTCTTCGTTTGTACAGGCAACATCTGCCGTTCCCCCACCGCCGAACGTCTGGCCGTGGCGTACGCCGCCGAAAGGGGGTTGGCGTTGACCGCCTCCAGTGCAGGTACCCACGGGCTGACCGGTCACCCCATGGACCAGTCCGCGGCCACCGTGCTGCGTCAACTGGGCGGGGACGACGAAGGATTCGTCGCGCGACGCATCTCCCCTCGAATGGCGGAGGAAGCGGACCTGATCCTCACCATGACCAGCCGCCACCGGGACGCCGTGCTGGGCATCGCCCCTCGTGGGTTGCGCCGGACTTTCACGTTGCTCGAGGCCGCAGAGCTGGTGCGGTCTTCCGAAGCCACCTCGCTCGACCAGATCGCCAACGCCCGTGCGAAACACTCGGTCTCGACCTTGGACATCGAGGATCCGTACAAGCGGGCGCACCAGATGTACGAGGAAATCGGACAACAAATAGCCGATACTCTGCCCGAAATACTTCGGTTGATATGA
- a CDS encoding ATP-binding protein yields the protein MMAIVFGGSDPTVPPATGPNSSPPLEHIMYLDFDGEAAVADRASALRIALNQWLTGLDVDPNRVYDVVLATYEALANSVEHAYAGASVPGTLDLHAQFVPSTGSIEVVICDHGEWAVHAPDATRGRGVPLMHALADTTAVTSDHDGTTVRLSWDAPVSV from the coding sequence ATGATGGCAATTGTGTTCGGTGGGAGCGACCCTACGGTCCCTCCTGCCACCGGACCGAACTCCAGCCCACCACTCGAGCACATCATGTACCTCGACTTCGACGGGGAAGCTGCCGTGGCAGATCGAGCGTCTGCACTTCGGATCGCGCTGAACCAGTGGCTGACCGGTCTCGACGTGGACCCCAACCGTGTCTACGACGTGGTGTTGGCTACCTACGAGGCGCTGGCCAATTCCGTCGAGCATGCGTACGCCGGAGCATCGGTACCGGGGACTCTGGACCTGCATGCGCAGTTCGTCCCGTCGACAGGTTCCATCGAAGTGGTCATCTGCGACCACGGTGAGTGGGCCGTCCATGCGCCCGATGCCACCCGCGGACGGGGTGTCCCCCTGATGCATGCGCTCGCGGACACCACGGCCGTGACGTCCGATCACGACGGCACAACTGTCCGCCTCAGCTGGGACGCACCTGTTTCTGTTTGA
- a CDS encoding STAS domain-containing protein produces MAVQWRGTAAIVTVSGELDLVTAPQLTESVELVCGKQPTALVIDLSKVGFLASAGMSLLASTHQKLGDSAGFAVVADGPATGRPLTLVGLDQLFGIFATVEEALDALQVGKS; encoded by the coding sequence GTGGCTGTTCAGTGGCGTGGCACTGCGGCCATCGTTACGGTCTCCGGTGAGCTCGATTTGGTGACCGCACCGCAGCTGACCGAATCGGTCGAGTTGGTCTGCGGGAAGCAACCGACGGCGCTCGTCATCGATCTCTCCAAGGTCGGATTCCTTGCTTCGGCAGGAATGTCGCTGCTGGCCTCCACACATCAGAAACTCGGTGACTCGGCAGGGTTTGCCGTGGTCGCGGATGGCCCAGCCACGGGCCGGCCACTGACACTGGTCGGGCTCGATCAGCTATTCGGAATCTTCGCGACGGTAGAGGAGGCGCTCGATGCGCTTCAGGTGGGTAAATCCTGA
- a CDS encoding CrcB family protein — MSYDRFPATAAVAVGGALGAIVRYEIWDRRESARWLLLSTFSINVVGCLLLGAALGYLSGRAAPILRPLVIGTSCGFTTFSFYALQGVTHDDAWNSVVYIVVTPIVAVAALGIGALITRPHESVR; from the coding sequence ATGAGCTACGACAGATTTCCCGCCACCGCCGCGGTCGCCGTCGGCGGTGCACTCGGGGCGATCGTCCGCTACGAAATCTGGGATCGGCGCGAGTCCGCCCGATGGCTTCTACTGAGCACGTTTTCGATCAACGTGGTCGGGTGCCTACTCCTCGGTGCCGCGTTGGGTTATCTGTCGGGCCGCGCAGCACCGATCCTGCGGCCCCTCGTCATCGGGACGTCCTGCGGTTTCACCACGTTCAGCTTCTATGCGCTGCAGGGGGTTACGCATGACGATGCTTGGAACTCGGTCGTCTACATCGTGGTGACACCCATCGTGGCCGTCGCAGCACTCGGTATCGGCGCGCTCATCACTCGCCCCCACGAGTCCGTCAGATGA
- a CDS encoding CrcB family protein, which translates to MTVLLLVAIGGACGALAHYVITDSVTDSRRVLLLTMLSCGVLGLVAAATPPQWVLGLAGFGFLASLAPMSSVALLTVGYARRRRFRVAALFLTANVVGAIACAMLGFLLWKSGVTLYRKL; encoded by the coding sequence ATGACTGTGCTGCTCCTCGTCGCCATCGGTGGCGCGTGCGGAGCTCTCGCGCATTACGTGATCACCGACTCGGTCACCGACAGTCGACGGGTTCTCCTGCTGACAATGCTCTCCTGCGGAGTGCTCGGACTCGTAGCGGCCGCGACGCCCCCGCAGTGGGTCCTCGGCCTCGCAGGCTTCGGCTTCCTCGCCTCGCTGGCGCCGATGTCCTCGGTTGCTCTGCTGACGGTCGGGTACGCGCGTCGACGACGGTTTCGAGTGGCGGCACTGTTTCTCACCGCCAATGTCGTGGGTGCGATCGCCTGCGCGATGCTCGGGTTCCTGCTGTGGAAGTCCGGTGTCACGCTCTATCGCAAACTCTGA
- a CDS encoding YdcF family protein yields the protein MIRRSPLVIVAIMLPVLLVSLIGFGGYLTFTRAAIDPVTPADAIIVLGGEHDGREAYGVSLAEQGVADTVVLSDPYGSKDPVMKKYCDKKTAEYTVLCVDPIPGTTRGEAIFTQQLAQERGWKHVIVVSWRYHLPRARFIFGQCFDGDVTMRPVPRTYGFSLVQWEYTYLYQLAGFVKAGVQGGCEDV from the coding sequence GTGATTCGCCGGAGCCCCTTGGTCATTGTTGCCATCATGCTCCCGGTTCTGCTGGTCTCGCTGATCGGATTCGGCGGCTATCTGACGTTCACGAGAGCCGCGATCGACCCGGTGACCCCCGCCGACGCGATCATCGTCCTGGGCGGGGAGCACGACGGCCGAGAGGCGTACGGCGTGTCGCTGGCCGAGCAAGGTGTTGCCGACACCGTGGTGCTGTCGGATCCTTACGGTTCCAAGGACCCGGTCATGAAGAAATACTGCGACAAGAAGACGGCCGAGTACACCGTGCTGTGTGTCGATCCCATCCCCGGCACAACTCGTGGGGAAGCCATCTTCACCCAACAGCTTGCGCAGGAGCGAGGCTGGAAGCATGTCATCGTCGTGAGCTGGCGCTACCATCTTCCGCGCGCTCGCTTCATCTTCGGGCAATGTTTCGACGGCGATGTCACCATGCGTCCGGTCCCACGCACCTACGGTTTTTCGCTCGTGCAATGGGAATACACCTACCTGTATCAGCTTGCGGGCTTCGTCAAAGCCGGCGTGCAGGGTGGATGCGAGGACGTCTGA
- a CDS encoding META domain-containing protein yields MTFVRVGVIARNSVMIALVFAAGTYLSACGQDNDSSSTASESASESAGAQPDTDAVTFEQFEATEVSGHALVPGTSITISMASTGGAAAFNSGCNTLFGTLNSEAGVVNGPGAEASNGPMGSTMMACDDALMEQDRWLQEFLDSTPVWILGEDTVTLSSPAGSITATRVEG; encoded by the coding sequence ATGACATTCGTTCGAGTAGGCGTCATAGCGCGTAACAGTGTGATGATCGCGCTCGTGTTTGCCGCCGGTACCTACCTATCGGCATGCGGTCAGGACAACGACTCCTCGTCGACGGCGTCGGAGAGTGCTTCGGAAAGTGCTGGAGCGCAACCGGATACCGATGCGGTGACATTCGAGCAGTTCGAGGCGACCGAGGTCAGCGGACACGCGCTCGTGCCAGGCACCTCGATCACGATCTCGATGGCGTCCACCGGTGGTGCCGCCGCATTCAATTCTGGATGCAACACACTCTTCGGAACCCTGAACAGTGAGGCCGGAGTGGTGAACGGCCCCGGCGCCGAGGCGTCGAACGGTCCGATGGGATCGACGATGATGGCGTGCGACGATGCGCTGATGGAGCAGGACCGCTGGCTGCAGGAATTCCTCGACTCCACACCCGTATGGATACTGGGCGAAGACACCGTGACGTTGAGTTCGCCGGCCGGGTCGATCACCGCCACTCGCGTCGAGGGCTGA
- a CDS encoding MDR family MFS transporter → MQTQDTVPEEELSSASKMLISVLVVASFVMILNETIMSVALPRLMIDLTITATTAQWLTTGFMLTMAVVIPTTGYLFQRFTLRQMFISAMTLFSAGTLLAAVAPGFEILLAGRVIQAGGTAIMLPLLITTVLSIVPVHKRGKMMGVISIVIAVAPAVGPTISGIILDSFAWRVMFWLVLPIALVAFGVGVRLVKNVGATSKPPFDAISVVLSAFAFGGIIYGLAGIGHSSEGPSVPVWIPLVVGFVALVVFVLRQIARQKEGRALLDLRPFSTPAFSIGLGLLAISLMTLFGALILLPIYLQNVRGLDTLTTGLMLLPGGLMMGVLAPFVGRAFDRIGARPLVVPGTIVVSAALWLMTLLDAESSLAMAIGIHVLLSAGLALIMTPLMTSSLGSLPRDLYSHGSAILNTVQQLAGAAGTALFVTIMSNTAASRIAGGADGISASESGVQAAFVCGGVVSLVAVAASFFVRQTSQESSDAEPVAAH, encoded by the coding sequence ATGCAGACACAAGACACCGTCCCCGAGGAAGAGCTGTCCTCGGCGAGCAAGATGCTGATCAGCGTCTTGGTTGTCGCTTCCTTCGTGATGATTCTCAACGAGACGATCATGAGCGTCGCCCTTCCGAGGCTCATGATCGACCTGACCATCACCGCCACTACCGCTCAGTGGTTGACCACCGGGTTCATGCTCACCATGGCAGTGGTCATCCCGACGACGGGGTACCTGTTCCAGCGTTTCACTCTGCGGCAGATGTTCATCAGCGCGATGACCCTGTTCAGCGCAGGAACACTACTGGCAGCCGTGGCACCAGGATTCGAAATCCTGTTGGCGGGCAGGGTGATTCAGGCCGGCGGCACCGCCATCATGCTCCCGTTGCTGATCACCACCGTGCTCAGCATCGTCCCGGTGCACAAGCGCGGCAAGATGATGGGTGTCATCTCGATCGTCATCGCCGTCGCACCCGCTGTCGGTCCCACTATTTCCGGCATCATCCTCGACTCGTTCGCGTGGCGCGTGATGTTCTGGCTCGTACTGCCGATCGCCCTCGTGGCCTTCGGTGTCGGAGTCAGACTGGTGAAAAATGTCGGCGCGACCAGCAAACCCCCGTTCGACGCCATATCGGTTGTGCTGTCCGCGTTCGCATTCGGCGGAATCATCTACGGCCTCGCCGGTATCGGCCATTCCTCCGAGGGCCCGTCCGTACCGGTATGGATACCGCTCGTCGTCGGTTTCGTCGCACTGGTCGTCTTTGTGCTCCGACAGATAGCGCGCCAGAAGGAAGGGCGGGCACTTCTCGACCTGCGGCCGTTCTCCACGCCCGCGTTCAGTATCGGCCTCGGGCTGCTGGCGATCAGCCTGATGACCCTGTTCGGCGCACTGATTCTGCTGCCGATATATCTACAGAATGTACGCGGACTCGACACTCTCACAACAGGTCTCATGCTGCTGCCAGGCGGTCTGATGATGGGCGTTCTGGCACCGTTCGTCGGCCGAGCATTCGATCGAATCGGGGCTCGGCCACTCGTGGTACCCGGCACCATCGTCGTCAGCGCAGCGTTGTGGCTCATGACCCTGCTCGACGCGGAGTCCTCGCTCGCGATGGCCATCGGCATCCACGTTCTGCTGTCGGCCGGGCTCGCGCTGATCATGACGCCGCTCATGACGTCATCGCTTGGATCACTGCCCAGGGATCTGTATTCGCACGGCAGCGCGATCCTCAACACCGTGCAGCAACTGGCCGGCGCCGCGGGTACCGCACTCTTCGTGACAATCATGTCGAATACCGCCGCATCGAGAATTGCCGGCGGCGCCGACGGAATCAGTGCCAGCGAGTCCGGCGTCCAAGCCGCATTCGTCTGCGGCGGCGTAGTATCGCTCGTCGCGGTCGCAGCGTCCTTCTTCGTCCGGCAGACGTCACAGGAGTCGTCCGATGCCGAACCGGTTGCCGCTCACTGA